ACTCGAAGCATGGCAGAAGGGCCAAAAGACTGGACCCAACAGAAGGtgagaaaatgttttcttttcataaagGTTTAATTAGCAGCTTTAACACCACCACATAGCCTGACAGCTGTTAAAAGTAACTAATCTACATATACTAACATAACCTGTATTATTCATACCGAGGAACTCTTGAAACTAAACCTTCGATTAAGCATTGAAATGTCGCTCTTTGGTGCTTAAACTTTAAAACATCTGTTAAGGTACTTAATTTCCCTGTTTACTTTACTTCCTAGTTGAAatatattctatacaatttatacTTACTTAATCTtgttaattaatagtttttatcatattatGTAAAGGGTTGagcacgttatattaaaacgacttAGATATATGCAAATCATCTGATATAAAGTCGCTGTggaatgaattgtttgtttatttaaattgagcataaagctatacaaggaGCTAGCTGTGCTGTGCGAACCATAGGTGTTGAAAATTAGTTTCTAATATTGTAAGTcggaggcataccgctgtaccactgggggttGTGAATTGGCATGTATCAGAGCTGCATTTTGACATTGCTTAGCGTCTTGTATGTAGATTGATATTAACAAATACTGATCGCTTTGGGAAGAGTATATAACAGCCTTTGCTGATAAAAACGGTTCATACCTACAACTCGTAAATATATGTTTACATCAGAGACTTAAAATTTcctaaacagaaatatttcttatGATTAATGACATTTGAAAACACATGAATATTGATAACTTGGAGCACTTGGACCCAGCTATAGTAAGCTGAATACCTCGTTTTGTAATAGATGAGAGTCCACAAACATATATTGTCTACGTGCCTTTGGCAACAGTATACAACATAATAAAGAATGATCTGTATTTGGAATAACGACACGAGTCACGACTGTACAATTTCAGTTGTCGTATATATCAAACAGACGGAAAATGAAACGAGTATTCATGATATCCTACGAAATGATGTACTAGTCAAGTCGTAGATGTAGCGCTTATGAATTTCTTTGCAATCGGATTATTGCAATAGGTCTAGATAACCATTGTCTTGTTATAATAGATGGTGTATTGAAAACCTAAAGGGAGGAAGGACGTGTTTATGGTATGGCATCCTTATAATGGAGCTATTGCAATAAAACCCACGTTGTAGAGCTCTTGTCCAGACGTACGGTCGTCGTATGGAATATGACTCGACATAGCGACATAGACTATCTAAGTTTCCCTGTAGAACCAAGCTACATAATGAACAAATGAAATACGGGCGTCGTGTAGACGAGGAATAAGTTTAAATTCTGTTAAAggtttatgatttaaaaaactatacacataaaattataatatagaaaACTTGAGTCATAAATTTTCGCTGACAAACCACGGTCTCGGTGATTTATCATATCTATTTGTGGTAATGAATTCTTTAGAAAACTCGAGCATGATTTGTGGACCTGAGTATCATGTTGTCACTAGCTAAGAACAATCTCGATGACTTCTGAGAccttttgtaaaatttaattctGTCTAACTTCATGCATGTTCACTTCACAAGTTTTCAGTGACTGAGCACGATGTTTACAACAGCTTATATCTTTATGATAAAAAAGTACGCAAGAAACTGTGTTCGCTCTGAGAAGCTGAAGAACGAGTTGTTACTGACTGAGTAAATGCTTAGTGACTTATCAGATCTTTCTTTGGCAGCAAATTATGCAGCAAACTCATGCATGCAACGAGTTATAAATAACTAAGCATGACCCCGGACACATTCCAGATCTTTCTGTAACAACGAATTATATAGGAAACTAGTGCCTGTGATAAGTTGTCAATGAAAAAGCGCTACCTTGGAGACTTCCCAAATCTTTCTGTAGCAATGGATTCTGTAGGAAACTCGTGCATGTGATCCGTTGTCACTGGTCAAGCACGACCTCAGTGACTTTTCACATCTTTCTGTGACAATGGATTCTTCAGGAATCTCGTGCATGTGATTAATTGTACTGGTCAAGCAGGACCTTGATAACTTCTCACATTTTTTTGTGTTAATGAATTCTTTAGAAATCTCGTGCATGTTCTCCAGGACTTGAGTCACGAGCTGGTTCCAAGTTTTATACAACCTTCAGCAGTACAAGTCGTCGGTATTTCGGCTTGGTGCAGTTCCTTTGGGATTTCCTACATTGATTGGAAGATACTTTAGCTCAGACTCCGCTGTACCACATCGAATCACACTTATTGAGAGTTATCAACTCTCATTGGCCGCTGTTCCTGTGCTATAGGGTACCAGTCACTTCAATTTATACCTCAATAATGTCACAGTTTAAAAGACTCctgtttttgtggtttttatcaAGACCCTCGTGTCACAAGACTTCCTCCATTTCCTGTCTGAGATTCTActgaatttgttgttttgttcacGTTACGGAACATCCCGAGTGTTTCACAGTAATGAGAGAAATGGGAGTTTTTGTAACGTACAATATACAGTTTTACTTCGTAGTTTGTTGcattgcgtttgtttgttttgctctGTTTAAAATTCCAGAGAAATGGAAAAAAGCAGaacaacatttgtttattatttaagaaaGTTTTCACGCTAGCTTTTGTTAATATCTAACTAattataggtttggtttgttttgttttgaatttcgcgcaaagctacatgagggctatttgcagtagccgtccttaatttagcagtgtaagactagagagaaggcaactagtcatcttcacccaccgctaactcttgagctacgttttaccaacgaaaggtgggattaaccgtcacattataatgcccacacggctgaaagggcgagcatgtttggtgtgacggggattcgaacccgcggccctcggattacgagtcgagtgccttaactacctcgCCTTCCGGGTCCTAATTATAGGTgtcattatttttaaacacatttcagaaATGCatgttttggatattttatacACGATAATGAAAGCTAGAGTTTAATAATTACAATACAATCATAATATTATTCTTGATTGATTAATTGTTAAGTATGAAGgctcataatgctaaaaatcaggccCTGCTACTCATTGTGGTCAGAGAACTGCGTAGTTTTGCgcttgacaacaacaacaaaaaattctcCGTAATGGAGTATCAATTTCTTGTTATTAAAAAGTAAGCTAACGTCTGAGTGCCTAAAAACATATATGGCTTAGTGGCATTCATATAATAGTTTGTTACTGCTTTCGAaccttttctaataatatttacaatgcttataataaaaaaaaaaggaaatgtagTGTGAGAGAGAACCGGTTCAAACGGTtattgtggtaaaaaaaaaaaaacagagagcCGCATACCTTCTGTATTCATCTCAAAGATTATGCAAGCTAAAATAAGTTTTGCATAGAATGTTATTTTGGTTGATTTACATTTTTAGGTATAAAAGCCAAATAATtagtatcttttaaaatattttagaaaatattgagTATGATATTTATTCCTtgagtataataaaaatacttaaacatttttcaGTTCTGTTTACAGCAACACCATGTATTAAAGCCATCTGTCCCAGTGAAGGTTGGACGACAGGGGGCAGCACAGTAATAATCGTTGGAGATAATTTTTTCGACGGTCTTCAGGTTCTGTTCGGTACTATGTTAGTTTGGAGTGAAGTAAgtttaaactaataaatattatgtgCTATTGTTTATTCAAAGCGATCGTATTTGGTTAAGATTAGTTGTCATtctaaacaaaaattcaaataagtCAATACTTCAGTTTGTAgtattactgaaatatatatatatattgaagcaCAGTAGAAGTTTACACtaaatcaaagaaataaattttcagttttaaactttGATTCAAACTCATATTATAAGATTTTGTTTCGTAACACATACTAAATAGACgataatcataaaacaaacaaaacatagaattttgaaaatttacatGTCAGTTATTATTCAAGTGAGAAATTTACTTGTTTCCTTGTTAAACTTGAGAAGTTTAATTTAGATAAAGATGAGTATGCTAACCAAGATGTGTATTCTTATCataattgttataaaatttacTCCGTATGATAGAAAGTGACACATAAACAACTGTTCATTTGAATTGAACGTGTTTTGAAAGAAACATTTGAGGTAAATTGAAATACCTTATATTCACCATTCCTTAGGCTTTTTATCTGCAAATATTCACCAATGTGTAACAATAGATTAATAATTGTTTCACAATAGTACTAATATTTCAACTGAAATAAGCGAGTGTGAAAATCCTGCATAATTCTTTCAGAGAGAGAAATTTACAAAAGTTGGGTTTAGTTATAGatcaaaaattaaagtgtttacaTCATTATAATTTAACTAGTAAAGTAAAAACACAATCGATTTTTACCAAATAGTTTAGTTAGTttctttttgaaaattatattaactttattatcgCAGGAGGTATCAACAAACATTGAATGTCATACAGATATTGCTTATTTTCTGCGACTTAAAGGACATATTCGCTATTGAACATACATTTAACAAAAGTTACTTTATAAAAGCTGTTTACAAATTCAGCTGTAATTATTCAACTTATGTATTATTTGACtctaaaaatgatgaaaaatgaaatgttagttCTAAGCGTATTGTTTGTaccattaaatttattttatacgacgatattttaattttcacttccCAAAGTGAACGTGAAAACAGTTTTCATTCCATCGggaaaacataaatatacagaTTTTGTGTTCTGCAGTTTCAGTTCTTTTTTCACTGAAACTTAATCGTTGATTTATCGCACGAAGTCTTAtgaattattaatgaaatatttttgtctgCACATAATACCATTCGTAAAAATATTGGTTTCAAAGTGTATGATAGATAGATAGAAAGTACAAAATCTGAATGCATGGGATAAGTACATGTGATGTATTGCACACAACTAAAATGAAGAATTTCACTTGTTGCGTACACTTTCTTATTAAAGTCTGAATTTGCTCTCCCAATAGTTGATTACATCACACGCTATTCGAGTCCAAACTCCCCCACGTCATATCCCTGGTGTTGTGGAAGTAACTTTGTCATACAAatctaaacagttttgtaaagGAGCGCCTGGAAGATTTGTCTACGTTTGTAAGTATCTTATTTTCTGCTTTAAAATATAGAAGGATTAATGTTTTCTACTCAACTTTTCATTGTGCTACGCCAGAGACTTCATGTTTCCTTTCTCACCTttcatttatctttattatttcacttttcaCCTTTATCTTTCTTTTCGTATTTCATTCTCTCATACTTAATATTTATTCTCGTGTTTCAAATTATTCATCCTCACTTTCATCTTTATGTCTTAGTTTTGTACATCAGTTTATTATTCCACATTCCTTTGCTACTCCCAAACTTATCctctttcttattattttcattttaactttttaaagcaCATTTTATGGTGTTTTGTGGCAGTCTATACAAAACTAACTCatctttagttatttttctgtgtttattatttatcgGCATTTTGCTTTACTTTAAAGTGCTCAGAATTATCTGACGTTAAAGTATAAAAAGTAGGTTATTTTTtaagttctgtattaatattattcacaTATTAGCCATAATTGtccttacttttattttactatttctcaaacacacacacacacacgcatatatatatattaaataaacaaaatctgtctgtttatttctttacctGCTTGTCGCTTTTTCTACCGATTTCACTGTACAAGTCACAATTTCCTCACGTAAAGGTACGCGAAACGACAATCTTTTGTAGGCATACACGTCTAGCATCTACTAGCCGAATCGGCATTTTTTATCGTTAACATATGCATTCAACAAATAAAGTGTACACGGaattaacatttttgtgtaaGTTTAAGTTgacatttaatttcaaatacGGTATTATAGAcctatttatttagaaattactaACTGTACGTTTACTAATATGTCATATATTTAACCTCACACTCAAAAGAAATCTGTGCAATATTAGAATGTTGTGTGTGAAAACCAAATACTggcttagtttataaaataaacagttatactgtctaccataaaatatattatgtgaaAGATGAAAAGAgtaaggtttacattataatttttatcatgtaaaatgaaaataaagtcaaatcagcaaattttttactttttttctctaATAGTTCAATACCAGGAAATGGATTTTCTCTTTTGACACATTAAGTACAATATTGCCTTTATATTTATCAATGTAATAACGTAGATACGgcaataaattcataaaaatatatttgcatttacattaaagtaaaactaaatataatataacatacatttttcacgtttgaaaatttaatatttgagtaGGGATGACAGGGGATGGGGAATAGAAAACCTTGGCAACGCTGGGTAACGATATTTGTCTCCTATATTTTTTAGTGTAATTAACATTTACTTTTCCGTAGCTCTGAATGAGCCTACAATTGATTATGGTTTCCAACGTTTGGCGAAACTTATCCCTAGACACCCCGGCGATCCAGAAAAACTTCCCAAGGTAAGAATATTAaattgaaattgtaaaaaaaaacgtattcTTGCTTCATCTATTAATAAAAAAGGtgattttactaaatatttgggGTTCACTTTGATACTAAGATAGGCGTAGCCTAGTGATTAGCGTAATTCTAGTTTCTTAAGTTCATTCCACATATTTTCAATTGGATTGACACCTGGTGATTGAGGTGGCCAAAAGAGATGACTGAAGTCTTCGTTATTTTTCTCAAACCACGCAAATGCAATTTGGGCAAGGTGGATGGAAGCACTGTTCTACTGAAAGAAGACACCACTATTATTCCTGAACGCAATTGATCATGTATTATACTGAGGTAAGCTGTGGTATCTATTTAGCCTTTTAAAGCCACAAAATGACCTAAGAAACATGCCCCATACTATTACTCCATCACCAAAAACTTTGAAGCTTGGAAGAGAGGTCGAGTGATCCAATTGCTTTCTTCAAATCTGTTTTCTCCCATCATTGGAAAAAGTAGAGCGTTACTCTTTGCACCCGATTCCTTTTTACCAGTCTTCATTACTTCAATCTCTGCACTTATTACACTACTCGAAACATTTTGTCTTATTGGTAACCGAGATCAGTAGTTTACTCAATGACCTTCTACTGCCGCACTCTTTTCATTGAAAATTTCTTCGCATAGTACGGGCAGAGATTGGATTGGGTTACCCTGCATTTAATATCACTATCAGTTGATCTGTTGTTTGATGACTATTGAACTTTACCATCCTGTATAACAGCCTTTCTGTTACGATGTGTTTGCAGTTACAATTTCCCCTCGCAGAAAACTTTTTATTCACATTTCACCATTATCGACAAACTTGAAAAACTAATGTATTGGAGAAACCTACCAACAAAACTGCACTGACCCATACGGCACCTGCTACACGTGTACCCTCTGTCATACCTCTTTTGAACGCTGTTTTgtcgttgtttttgtttttttcctttttccatATCTACAAATGAGCTTATTCCAGTCATTTATTGCGTTGTAAGGAACAATTGACATATCATATGATCAACTAATTTGCATCTTCAGCTCAAGTAAGACCTATGTCTAAAAGGATACAAAGGttctaataaataatgtttattatttaagtatGTATGTGAGTGCCTCCGTTGTTGTTATTTGAAGAAAttacttcataataaaaatactaagaatatatttgttaaaattggtCCTGAAATTGCAATATGGCCATCAAAGTATTAGTTCTGTGTAGTTATATCAATAATAGGCAAACATTATTGAAACGTAACACACTTTGGTTTGCTAGGAGATCATATTAAAGCGAGCAGCGGATTTAGCAGAAGCCCTGTATAGCATGCCAAGGAACAACCAGCTAGCACTTCCAGCACCACGATCCCCAGCTCTAAACAATACCACAGCGATGTCAGGCTTCAATGCATACACTGGTCAGTTGGCTGTAAACGTTCAAGAAAATGGTACAGGTAAGCAAAAATAgcttacaataaaattaaacttttgaaaataaccaATAAAGAGGATGGTAGTTTTCTTGAAGCTAACTTGTGAAAGATTTAAAGCGAATAACTTTATACAATCTCGCTTACTGTACTCGACTTACAACGGTATTTCaccaacaaaattataaatctcATCTTCTGTTTGCCGATATATTCTGAAAAACAAGCTTCATAAAACattaagagcaaaaaaaaaaaaaaaccaaagcaAAGTGTTTCGAGACCACAAACCTGCAGTTCACTACTTGAACCAAGTAACTCGAAAGCTCAGTTTAATTTACATTGTATATGTACGTGAGATATTTGCAGATATATTTGTCTGTTCAGAATGTATACATGAGTATACTTTTTTAGCATTCAGAAACACAAGGGAACCATTCTGTTTAAATGGTGTTCGAAACTTAGTAGAATACTTCAAAATGACAGTGTTAAggatttgttttagtttatatttataccaatattagcgtatttaattaaaacaaataagagCTTCAAACCATTTGCAAAAATCTACTTACACAGTTTCATTATTGAACGAATATTATTTAAACAGCATAGTGCTTTCAAGAGTGTTCTTAAAGACATTGacaaacaaattttacttaaagttaataaagaaAGAGAATGAACACTACACTTCTTTCAACTACGATTAACCTATCACTGATTTCTTTACCacagtaacttttaaaaaaattaatgataatgATAACAGAATAACTAAAATAATCTTCACATCAATGAAAACCGATTGTTGATAATAGATTCACATGGCCTTCACATCATCTTTTTCTTGTGTTTGAAAAAAGTACTCCATCTAGCGAGctctgatatatatttatttatttttctgtattaatatacatattatcGGTCAAATCTCGTTAGTTCttgaaagtattttcaaaaataattttcaaaaataatatgttaatattcatgttattaaCATATTATGTATGTCTAGAGCCTTAGTAGtaagtattgttttttatatatttcatctgTGAGGATTTTTTTCTAccataataaaagttattaactCCATATAGAAAAGCTATTTTAAAATTGGTTGTGTATGCTTGGCTCCTTATTTTGCTAAAACGTAAGCCATGGAAAGTGATGAACACATTTATAACTTCATAGTTCAACCAAAATGcgcaaaactattttttattctgttccatttcaacagttattaatttatgtttagtttaaaataggCATAACAAACACAATTATGTCACTTTGTTACGTGTGTCTATTTtcttcttaataaatatttatttctgaaactaCAATAGTTAAAGGAAGTTAATTCCTTGTTTAACAGCAGTAGCATCATGTAGTTCATCAGTTTAATCAAAGAGTTCAACTCGTTTTTAAAACTTCATCATAGAACTTGTTACAAGAGTAACACAGTGTTGTCAAGAACATTTGGAAATCACGGaattttttactgattttaagGTTGCTGCTGCTTTTACCATTGTAGTAATAGAGCAGATTTGCGTATTGTAGTGTTTATGTTACATTATAGAGATTATAGCTTATATTTCATCCCCCCATTTCTTATCCAGAGTATGGACGAGTCCAGAGCAATAGTGTATCCCCCAGAGGATACGGATCGAACACATCGACCCCCCATAGCACAAACGGAGCGTCTTACGGGGCGGCGACCATGAATGGAGGTTATGGAGGGCCAGGAAATCTTGGGAATATGGCGGTACCAGGTTCTCCGGGTCTTTTTAATGGTAAGAAGAGAAATttgtatttagatttatttttagagATGCTTAACAATATGCcacttcatttaaaaattatataacagtaataactgtcattGTAAAGCAATGCTATCACCACTTTAGGTAAACATGGACAAATAAGTACTTGCTGTTATTCAAAAATTATACCAGCAAGACTTCAGTTAAACGTTATCAAAACAGTAGTAGTTGTTACTTTAAAGCAACACTTGCACATTTCGGTTAAATATGGACAAAATAGTAGCGGTTGTTATTGTAAAGCAACACTCACGCCATTCttattaaactttgataaaagagaagcaatTATCGTTCTAAATAAACGGTAATAACCTTTTCAGATAAACATGGAAAATAGAAATAGCCGTCATTCTAAAATAACGCTTGTATCACTTTAATTAAACAGCAGTAGTTATCATTCCCAAGTAACACTATAACTACTTTAGTTAAACATGAACAAAACAGTAATGGCCGTCATTCTAAAGTAATACAAGTACCACGTTATTTAAACATAGACAAAACATTAATGGTCGTCATTCTAAAGTAACACTAGAaccactttatttaaacatggacAGAACAACAGTAGTTATCACTCTATCGCAGCTTTAACATCACTTTTATTAAATGTGGACAAAACACACTCGTTCTCATTCTAAAACAAGAGGGCTGTCTCTTTAGCCCTCTCTGATTTAACAGTGATATAATGCAATGataacagctagtcaacaccacccaccgccaagtcttaagctactctcttaccaaagaataatgggattgatcgtaacataataacgccccataTCTGAAATTGTAAGTATTTTCGAATCCttgtattcgaacccgcgatctccagattgcgagtcgagcaccctaaaaATAAAGCCATGTTAggtcaaaatatataaattctagATGTGATTTTCTGAATATCTTTGTGATATACTGCAAAGTAGTCTAAAACatacttttgattatttaaaaagttatttcagttaaataattccagattgtatgaaataaaaattcttaaTGTGTTTAACTAAACATATTAAATGCAAATTTCTGTTCATGCTTACTGTTGATTTAAATGCATTAAATGCAAAACCTTTTGAAtggttattattaaagttaacaCATTAAGTGCAATGTTCTTTTAATGCATAATGTTGCCTTAAAGTATTAGTTGAAAAATTCTTTATACGCAGTGCAGACTTAACAAAGCAAATCTTTCTGCGAATATTGTTAACAAACACATTAAATGTagaatttttgtacataagttttatttattgtaacacgcTAAAATGAAAAGTTACGTGGAATAATATTGTAGTTTCCACGTTGAACTTTTCATATGTATAAACCTTTAGTCGTATggaagtatttttgtaaaatttattgactgcttttttaaaatttatttagtttagagAAAACAAGTTTGACAGTAAACATTCGAaagcaagtaataataataaaatgaagttaaatatttgtaatgttaaataGGTTGTACAAAgggaaaacattattttaaacaacaagatACTTAACTAATAAGCTTAATTATTGTAAATCCTCTTTGAAAAGTGGATCTTCTGTATGAGATTTAAGCAAACGCCAAAAAAACTAACGACTCTGAGGGTTAGAAGCATACTGTCTGACGCCATTTTACAGACCAGAATAAATAATCGTATATTAAACCACTTTTGTTACGAACCATTACTTTTTTCATGACATGTGTATGGAGAAAGTGAGAACCCATGATATACAAGTATATGGttatttttcacactttttatattcggttttgtttctgttttgcaTATTcgataaacaaaattttaaaatatatacgtaaCCCACAAACTACGGTTAGGCTGCTATAATTACAATCAGATCTAGTGtgtaaatatcattttttaaatatctgtacataaagctataataaacaaaaaaagctTTATTTAGTCAGACAATGGGTTACCTGTCTGTACAGAATGACActtgtttattttgatatattttgttgaaaccaactaagttatttaaacaaaacttgGTCTGACATGTCGTCCCCTGTATTGTCGGCTCAGTACCGTGTTTTACTGGTGGTGGAGGATCGGGAACTTCGTCACAAGCCTTGTTCTCCGGAAGCCTGGCCATGGGCAACAGGCTGTCAGATGTCCGACAAGAGGGTGCCTTTGCCCTGGTCTCTTCCTCGTCTTGCAGCAGTACTGTGTTTGGGTCATGCCCCGGGAGGGGGGTTGCGGCTACTTTTCCCTGCAGAAAAGGTGTGTGCATCACCCCTTTTATCAACCGATTAACTAAAACAAACCAGTCGTTAATGAGTTTTCGTTTATAAATGTGTGAGATATAAATCTTGCATACTTTTTGGTATGTTCTACCATAATCCtcaaaaagttagataaataCATTTGATTCGTGTCCTGCACCAGCCATCTCTTTTAAAGACCGATCGTAGCGTAATAGTCGTGAATTTTCATCTCACTTATGCTGTATGtaaaaataagtaagtaaatagaTACAATTTTagcaaaaaaactttatttttaattatcttttatataatttaaatataacttggCTTTAGATTTGTTAATTTGACTAAATGTTCAAACGCAGTCCTTGAGTTTTACATATAATGTGACTTTTACTTCAGTCTTTACCTTCTATTCTAATCTTCCTAAACATTCTTCATTTCAATTGAATTGTCTTATTAAACAGTTAATTAGACTTAGATTCCTTGGCTTCATTACACTTGTGCCATTACTCAGCATTAACAATATTGGCCAAACACTGCAGAAAAATAGATCAGGATAAGCtaaacttttttgttattgttctgCTTCTTTTCTAGTTTGTTGGAGATATTTAGttctatttgttattaaataagttgCAATTTTCAATAATTTGAACTATTTTCAAGAGTAAACAAtatctgttaatatttttacatatagataaacaagtataatttattttagctacATTTGTTTTCATGAATTTTTTTCTTAGTTCTATACTTCATATAACATATTCAGTATCTTCGCAACTGACACCTGTAgcagattaaataacattaattttgttacaCCTAAGAAAATGTCTAATAACTAAACAATTTGACCTTCATTATGAATATGCCACAATTGATTTATCGCTAT
This genomic window from Tachypleus tridentatus isolate NWPU-2018 chromosome 10, ASM421037v1, whole genome shotgun sequence contains:
- the LOC143229151 gene encoding transcription factor collier-like isoform X1 gives rise to the protein MFGLQEGGLQPRGPMATLKEEPLGTAQLGTVRSGWMQPAMIDQTAGSVGLGRAHFEKQPPSNLRKSNFFHFVVALYDKAGQPVEVERSCFVGFVEKDQESDGQKTNNGIHYRLQLLYASGVRQEQDMYVRLIDSVTKQAIVYEGQDKNPEMCRVLLTHEVMCSRCCDKKSCGNRNETPSDPVIIDRFFLKLFLKCNQNCLKNAGNPRDMRRFQVVISTQVTVDGPLLAVSDNMFVHNNSKHGRRAKRLDPTEVLFTATPCIKAICPSEGWTTGGSTVIIVGDNFFDGLQVLFGTMLVWSELITSHAIRVQTPPRHIPGVVEVTLSYKSKQFCKGAPGRFVYVSLNEPTIDYGFQRLAKLIPRHPGDPEKLPKEIILKRAADLAEALYSMPRNNQLALPAPRSPALNNTTAMSGFNAYTGQLAVNVQENGTEYGRVQSNSVSPRGYGSNTSTPHSTNGASYGAATMNGGYGGPGNLGNMAVPGSPGLFNVPCFTGGGGSGTSSQALFSGSLAMGNRLSDVRQEGAFALVSSSSCSSTVFGSCPGRGVAATFPCRKGMGGIVSSPFATMNPFALPTCNGQSYGSSIVSSAK
- the LOC143229151 gene encoding transcription factor collier-like isoform X2: MFGLQEGGLQPRGPMATLKEEPLGTAQLGTVRSGWMQPAMIDQTAGSVGLGRAHFEKQPPSNLRKSNFFHFVVALYDKAGQPVEVERSCFVGFVEKDQESDGQKTNNGIHYRLQLLYASGVRQEQDMYVRLIDSVTKQAVIYEGQDKTPEMRRVLLTHEIICSRCCDKKSCGNRNETPSDPVIIDRFFLKLFLKCNQNCLKNAGNPRDMRRFQVVISTQVTVDGPLLAVSDNMFVHNNSKHGRRAKRLDPTEVLFTATPCIKAICPSEGWTTGGSTVIIVGDNFFDGLQVLFGTMLVWSELITSHAIRVQTPPRHIPGVVEVTLSYKSKQFCKGAPGRFVYVSLNEPTIDYGFQRLAKLIPRHPGDPEKLPKEIILKRAADLAEALYSMPRNNQLALPAPRSPALNNTTAMSGFNAYTGQLAVNVQENGTEYGRVQSNSVSPRGYGSNTSTPHSTNGASYGAATMNGGYGGPGNLGNMAVPGSPGLFNVPCFTGGGGSGTSSQALFSGSLAMGNRLSDVRQEGAFALVSSSSCSSTVFGSCPGRGVAATFPCRKGMGGIVSSPFATMNPFALPTCNGQSYGSSIVSSAK
- the LOC143229151 gene encoding transcription factor collier-like isoform X3 is translated as MFGLQEGGLQPRGPMATLKEEPLGTAQLGTVRSGWMQPAMIDQTAGSVGLGRAHFEKQPPSNLRKSNFFHFVVALYDKAGQPVEVERSCFVGFVEKDQESDGQKTNNGIHYRLQLLYASGVRQEQDMYVRLIDSVTKQAIVYEGQDKNPEMCRVLLTHEVMCSRCCDKKSCGNRNETPSDPVIIDRFFLKLFLKCNQNCLKNAGNPRDMRRFQVVISTQVTVDGPLLAVSDNMFVHNNSKHGRRAKRLDPTEATPCIKAICPSEGWTTGGSTVIIVGDNFFDGLQVLFGTMLVWSELITSHAIRVQTPPRHIPGVVEVTLSYKSKQFCKGAPGRFVYVSLNEPTIDYGFQRLAKLIPRHPGDPEKLPKEIILKRAADLAEALYSMPRNNQLALPAPRSPALNNTTAMSGFNAYTGQLAVNVQENGTEYGRVQSNSVSPRGYGSNTSTPHSTNGASYGAATMNGGYGGPGNLGNMAVPGSPGLFNVPCFTGGGGSGTSSQALFSGSLAMGNRLSDVRQEGAFALVSSSSCSSTVFGSCPGRGVAATFPCRKGMGGIVSSPFATMNPFALPTCNGQSYGSSIVSSAK